TCTTTCATGCGCATTAACAGATTATCACGTGTGATGCCTGCATTATTGATCAAAATATCAATCGCGCCGAACTCATCGTTGATGGCCTTTATTGTAGCCTCAATTGACTCAGCTTGGGTGACATTTAACGCAAAACCTTTGCCATTTTCGCCTAAATATTCAGAAATGGCGGCTGCGCCACTTTCTGATGTGGCTGTACCGATGACGGTTGCACCGCGTTCAACCAAGGTTTCCGCAATCGCGCGACCAATACCACGGCTAGCACCTGTCACAAGGGCAACTTTGCCACTTAAATTCAATAAGTCTGTCATTGGTTTTTCCTTATTATTTTACAGCGTCCAGCGAAGCAATATCGTTCACTGCGGCCGCTTCTAGAGACTTAACAATGCGTTTGGTCAAACCGGTTAATACTTTACCAGGACCCATTTCAAATAATTTCTCGACCCCCTGATGACTCATTAGTTCCACGCTTTCGGTCCAACGAACTGGGCTGTAAAGCTGGCGAACAAGGGCATCTTTGATCTTCACCGGGTCGGTTTCTGCAACCACATCTACGTTATTAATAACAGGAAGCTGCGGGGTATTAAATTCGATAGATTCTAGAGCAATCGCCAGTTTGTCTGCTGCAGGCTTCATCAATGCGCAGTGTGATGGTACTGAAACTGGCAGTGGAAGTGCACGCTTGGCCCCCGCTTCTTTACACAGCACGCCCGCACGCTCGACGGCATCTTTACTACCTGCAATCACAACTTGACCAGGAGAGTTAAAGTTAACTGGTGATACTACATCGCCTTGAGCCGCTTCAGTACATGCTTTTGCTATAGCGTCATCGTCTAAACCGATAATCGCGTACATCGCACCCGTACCCGCTGGAACCGCTTCTTGCATCAATTGCCCACGCAGTTCAACCAGTTTGATCGCTTGTTTAAAGTCGATAACACCCGCACAGACCAACGCTGAATACTCGCCTAGGCTGTGACCCGCCAAGTTTGCAGGTTGCGCCAAACCTAATTGTTGCCACACGCGCCAAATCGCGACAGATGAGCTCAGCAAAGCAGGCTGAGTACGAAAAGTTTGATTGAGATCTTCCGCAGGGCCATTTTGCACTAAAGACCAAAGGTCATAACCAAGCGCTTCTGAGGCTTGCGCAAAAGTCTCTTTTACGATGTCGTATTGTTCGCCAAGTTCAGCAAGCATACCTACAGCTTGTGAGCCCTGACCTGGGAATACAATAGCAAACTTGCTCATAGTAATTTTCCTTAACCAAAGCAAAATAAGGGGAAGTCGTTACAAATTAACGACTTTAATATGAAATTCTTAATTAAAAGCGTACTAGGGCCGAACCCCAAGTGAAACCACCACCAAAAGCCTCGAGCAATAATGTCTGACCACGCTTAATGCGGCCATCACGTACCGCTTCATCTAATGCTGTCGGGACCGTGGCGGCAGAGGTATTCCCGTGGCGATCTAGGGTAATAACCACTTGATCCAAAGACATCGAAAGCTTTTTCGCGGTCGCAGAAATAATGCGATAGTTTGCTTGATGCGGAACCAACCAGTCGAGTTCAGATTTGTGCATGCCATTAGCATCCAGGGTATCTTTCACCAGCTTAGACAGTTGCGTCACTGCCACCTTAAATACCTCATTGCCCGCCATGTGCAGCCATTTATCGGCATCTTTACCGCGCTCAGGTACTTCTAAGCTAAGAAGATCACCAAACTCACCATCCGCGTAGATGTGAGTAGATAGAATACCCGGCTCTTCGCTTGCACCAATGACAACCGCACCAGCGCCGTCACCAAAGAGAATAATGGTTGAACGGTCGGTCGGATCACACGTTTTTGACAGCGCGTCTGAACCCACCACGAGGACATTCTTGCACATCCCTGTTTTGATATGCTGATCGGCGACCGATAGTGCATAAATAAAACCAGAACAGGCGGCGGCGAGATCAAATGCTGCACAGCCTTTAATGCCAAGCTTTGCCTGAACCTGACACGCAGATGAAGGGAAAGTATGGCTACCGCTAGTCGTCGCGACAATGATGAGATCAATGTCATGTTTATCGATGCCGGCCATCTCAATGGCATTTTCAGCAGCATAGAAACCCATATCCGCAACGGTTTCGTTTTCTGCCGCAATACGGCGTTCTTTGATGCCTGTACGAGTCACAATCCACTCGTCACTCGTCTCTACCATTTTCTCGAGATCAGCGTTGGTGCGGATCTGAGATGGCAAGTAGCTGCCAGTACCTAAAATTTTGCTATACATGAAGACTAATAATGCCTCTCGAGTAAAACCGCTTCCAAACGATCGCTTATCCGGCTTGGTACTTGTCGTTTGACCTCGTGTACTGCTTCGCCTATGGCGTTAACAACCGCAGATACATCAGCACTTCCATGACTTTTAATGACAATGCCGCGCAATCCTAACAAACTTGCACCGTTATACTGGTCGGGGTTCAGTGTTTTTAATTCATAAAATAGCCCAGAAAGCAGTTTTTTGGCTATCCAACCCTTTATAGACGAAGTCGCCATGCTATTTTTTATTTTTTCGATAAAGAGCTGAGCGGTGCCTTCACTCGCTTTAAGACAGACGTTGCCGACAAAGCCATCACAGACAATCACGTCGGCCACATTCTGCAGAATCTGATTTCCCTCAATAAAGCCGACAAAATTAACCGCGTCGGTTTGGGAAAGCAATTCGGCACAACGTTTGACCACATCATTACCTTTAATCTCTTCAACACCCACATTTAATACCGCCACTTTGGGGATACGGTTAAGGTGTTCTTCGGCGAGCGCTGCTCCCATTACCGCAAACTGAAATAAGCTGTCGGCATCACAAGAAACGTTCGCCCCTAAGTCAAGCATCCAACTGCGGCCAGCGGACACGGTGGGTAATGCAGACACTAATGCAGGTCTGTCGATTCCTGGCAGTAATTTGAGAATAAAACGAGATAAGGCCATCAAGGCGCCAGTATTGCCACCACTGACACAGGCATCCGCTTTGGCATCCGAAACCAGTTCAATCGCCAAACGCATCGAACTGTCTTGACTGTTACGCAGTGCCAGAGAAGGTTTTTCCGAGTTGGAGATTACACGACTGCAATGCTGGATAGTCAGACGAGAGTCAGGTTTATAACCTAATCGGGAAAGTTGAGTTGTGATCAAAGGTTGATCACCTGTGAGAATCACTTTTAGCTCTGGGAAATGAGACAGTGCCTGCACGGCGGCAGGCACTGTGACGCGAGGACCAAAATCCCCGCCCATTGCATCAAGTGCAACGGTAATACTTTGCAAAGGTCAACCTTACTTGTTGATAACCTTTTTGCCACGGTAGTAACCTTCAGCGGTTACGTTGTGGCGTAGGTGCGTTTCACCAGAAGTCGCGTCTACAGATAGAGCTGCTGTAGTTAGCGCATCGTGAGAACGACGCATACCACGTCTTGAACGTGTTTTACGGTTTTGTTGTACGGCCATTGACCCTACTCCTATGTTATGGGTTCAGCGTAAAGCTTATCGCTTTAAGCTTTTTAAAACATCGAACGGATTTGGTTTACCTTCCTCAATTTCTTCAGGAATATCGCCAAATACCATGTTATTTGAATTAACGCTGCAATCCGCTTCATCGTGCATGGCAATTTGAGGTAATTCTAGAATGAACTCGTCTTCAACCAATTGAATGAGATCGACCTCTCCATATTCGTTAAGATCTACCAAATCGTAACATTCTGGAGCATCTTGCTCACTTTTCTCACTGTAGTAAGGAGTATAAGTGAACCCTACTTCACAATAATGTGTGAATGACTCATTACAACGTTGACACTCTAAATCGACTTCGATGTTAGCTTTACCAGAGATAACAACGAGTCGCTGTTCATCTATCTCAAATGACAAATAGACTTCTGCGTCGCGTTTTACGCCTTCGGTCATTTCAGCAAGACGCTTAAACAGACTGGCTTGGATGATACCATCGTAATCCAATCTTTTTTGAGCAGCCTTCGCCGGATCCACCGTTCGCGGTATTTTTACCTTTTGCATAGGGCGCGAATATTATCTTCCAAATAGAAATTAGTCAAAGAAAAAGGCAAAAAATTTGTACTTTTTTGCGCTTGTCATACAGAGCATTAGCAAGGGTCGGTTTTGATCCGTTATGCTAGGAAAAATGCTCTGCCAAATTGTAAATTAAAATGAAAAATTACCAACTAGTTTTAGCGTCTACCTCGCCATTTCGCCAGCAACTGCTTGAAAAACTGTCGCTGCCCTTTACGACCCAATCGCCAATTTGTGATGAGACGCC
The Vibrio navarrensis DNA segment above includes these coding regions:
- the fabD gene encoding ACP S-malonyltransferase, whose translation is MSKFAIVFPGQGSQAVGMLAELGEQYDIVKETFAQASEALGYDLWSLVQNGPAEDLNQTFRTQPALLSSSVAIWRVWQQLGLAQPANLAGHSLGEYSALVCAGVIDFKQAIKLVELRGQLMQEAVPAGTGAMYAIIGLDDDAIAKACTEAAQGDVVSPVNFNSPGQVVIAGSKDAVERAGVLCKEAGAKRALPLPVSVPSHCALMKPAADKLAIALESIEFNTPQLPVINNVDVVAETDPVKIKDALVRQLYSPVRWTESVELMSHQGVEKLFEMGPGKVLTGLTKRIVKSLEAAAVNDIASLDAVK
- a CDS encoding beta-ketoacyl-ACP synthase III — its product is MYSKILGTGSYLPSQIRTNADLEKMVETSDEWIVTRTGIKERRIAAENETVADMGFYAAENAIEMAGIDKHDIDLIIVATTSGSHTFPSSACQVQAKLGIKGCAAFDLAAACSGFIYALSVADQHIKTGMCKNVLVVGSDALSKTCDPTDRSTIILFGDGAGAVVIGASEEPGILSTHIYADGEFGDLLSLEVPERGKDADKWLHMAGNEVFKVAVTQLSKLVKDTLDANGMHKSELDWLVPHQANYRIISATAKKLSMSLDQVVITLDRHGNTSAATVPTALDEAVRDGRIKRGQTLLLEAFGGGFTWGSALVRF
- the plsX gene encoding phosphate acyltransferase PlsX — translated: MQSITVALDAMGGDFGPRVTVPAAVQALSHFPELKVILTGDQPLITTQLSRLGYKPDSRLTIQHCSRVISNSEKPSLALRNSQDSSMRLAIELVSDAKADACVSGGNTGALMALSRFILKLLPGIDRPALVSALPTVSAGRSWMLDLGANVSCDADSLFQFAVMGAALAEEHLNRIPKVAVLNVGVEEIKGNDVVKRCAELLSQTDAVNFVGFIEGNQILQNVADVIVCDGFVGNVCLKASEGTAQLFIEKIKNSMATSSIKGWIAKKLLSGLFYELKTLNPDQYNGASLLGLRGIVIKSHGSADVSAVVNAIGEAVHEVKRQVPSRISDRLEAVLLERHY
- the rpmF gene encoding 50S ribosomal protein L32, which codes for MAVQQNRKTRSRRGMRRSHDALTTAALSVDATSGETHLRHNVTAEGYYRGKKVINK
- the yceD gene encoding 23S rRNA accumulation protein YceD, with the protein product MQKVKIPRTVDPAKAAQKRLDYDGIIQASLFKRLAEMTEGVKRDAEVYLSFEIDEQRLVVISGKANIEVDLECQRCNESFTHYCEVGFTYTPYYSEKSEQDAPECYDLVDLNEYGEVDLIQLVEDEFILELPQIAMHDEADCSVNSNNMVFGDIPEEIEEGKPNPFDVLKSLKR